The proteins below come from a single Chitinophaga pinensis DSM 2588 genomic window:
- a CDS encoding YcxB family protein, with product MHLEFNYNKEEVLNALRYHFLQLGEIKVFRNTLFILLAFTLAGFAFKIVTIGALIGIVSMVVLIIMVFWFLLPVSIYNKAATFKDDIHLKYSEEGITISTRNSEQQRLLSWSTFTRVVEAKNFFFLYRGKKNFFLVPTSAFKSADAHEEFSRLANDHIN from the coding sequence ATGCATTTGGAGTTTAATTACAATAAGGAGGAGGTATTGAATGCATTACGCTATCATTTTTTGCAGCTGGGAGAAATAAAAGTATTCCGCAACACACTCTTCATCCTTTTGGCCTTCACACTGGCCGGATTTGCTTTTAAAATAGTAACAATAGGCGCCCTGATAGGGATTGTCTCAATGGTGGTACTCATCATTATGGTGTTCTGGTTCCTGCTGCCCGTTTCCATCTATAATAAGGCCGCTACCTTTAAAGACGATATCCACCTGAAATATTCAGAAGAAGGGATCACCATCTCCACCCGTAACAGTGAACAACAACGCCTGCTCTCCTGGAGCACTTTTACCCGGGTCGTAGAAGCCAAAAACTTCTTCTTCCTCTATCGTGGTAAAAAGAATTTTTTCCTCGTACCAACCAGCGCGTTCAAATCTGCCGACGCACACGAGGAGTTCAGCCGTCTGGCAAATGATCATATCAATTAA
- a CDS encoding geranylgeranylglyceryl/heptaprenylglyceryl phosphate synthase gives MHNKIYNSFIDRKAKGIKSFAVLIDPDKVNPADIADLAAKCTAAKVDYIFLGGSLVITNHLDECVQQFKTLCDIPVVLFPGSPSQVSRYADALLYLSVISGRNPELLIGQHVLSAPAVKKSGLEVISTGYVLIDGGAPTTVSYISNTTPIPSDKDDIAMCTAMAGEMLGMKVVFMDAGSGARKPITESMISRVASQVSAPIIVGGGIRDAEKAYLNCKAGADIIVVGNAIEKETSLIKEMADAVHAAAPVLK, from the coding sequence ATGCACAATAAAATATACAATTCTTTTATCGATAGGAAAGCGAAGGGCATAAAGTCGTTCGCAGTACTGATTGATCCGGATAAGGTAAATCCTGCTGACATAGCAGACCTTGCGGCGAAATGTACGGCAGCTAAGGTGGATTATATATTCCTTGGCGGTAGTCTTGTGATCACCAACCACCTCGATGAATGCGTACAACAGTTTAAAACACTCTGTGATATTCCTGTGGTGTTATTCCCTGGCAGCCCCTCTCAGGTCTCCCGTTATGCCGACGCATTGCTTTACCTGTCTGTTATCTCAGGGCGTAACCCCGAATTGCTGATAGGACAACACGTACTATCTGCTCCAGCCGTTAAAAAGAGCGGCCTGGAAGTTATTTCTACCGGTTATGTCTTAATTGACGGCGGCGCGCCGACTACTGTATCTTATATCAGTAATACCACTCCCATTCCTTCAGATAAAGACGACATTGCCATGTGTACTGCAATGGCGGGCGAGATGCTGGGCATGAAAGTAGTATTTATGGACGCCGGCAGCGGCGCCCGTAAGCCGATCACGGAAAGTATGATCTCCCGTGTAGCCAGCCAGGTTTCAGCTCCTATTATCGTTGGCGGCGGTATCCGCGACGCAGAAAAGGCTTACCTGAACTGTAAAGCAGGCGCTGATATCATAGTCGTAGGTAATGCGATCGAGAAGGAAACTTCACTCATCAAAGAAATGGCCGATGCAGTGCACGCAGCTGCACCTGTGTTAAAATAA
- a CDS encoding LytR/AlgR family response regulator transcription factor has product MKKALIIDDERLARSELKKLLADHPEIVIVGEAVNAKDGLEKIETLHPDLLFLDIQMPDKTGFDLLAELEKAPQVIFTTAYDEHALKAFEYNALDYLLKPVEPKRLADAIHKLHQQEEKERQAEAGTIRTILSENDQVFVKDGDRCWFVKLQEIRLFESVGNYARVYFEGNKPLILKSLNALEERLDERTFFRANRKHIVNLRMIEKIDTYFNGGLLLEMRGGEKIEVSRRQAVKFKEMMSL; this is encoded by the coding sequence ATGAAAAAAGCATTGATAATCGATGACGAACGCCTGGCCAGAAGCGAGCTGAAGAAATTACTGGCTGACCACCCTGAGATAGTCATTGTGGGAGAAGCCGTAAATGCAAAGGACGGACTGGAAAAAATTGAAACGCTGCATCCTGACCTGCTTTTCCTGGATATACAAATGCCGGATAAGACAGGCTTTGATTTGCTGGCCGAACTGGAAAAAGCACCACAGGTGATCTTTACCACTGCTTATGATGAGCATGCGCTGAAAGCATTTGAGTATAATGCGCTGGATTACCTGTTGAAACCTGTTGAGCCTAAAAGGCTGGCAGACGCCATTCACAAACTGCATCAGCAGGAAGAAAAGGAAAGACAGGCGGAAGCCGGTACGATCCGGACCATCCTTTCTGAGAATGACCAGGTATTTGTAAAGGACGGAGACCGCTGCTGGTTTGTCAAATTGCAGGAAATACGCCTTTTTGAAAGTGTAGGTAACTATGCGAGAGTGTATTTTGAAGGCAATAAACCTTTGATCCTGAAGTCATTGAATGCGCTGGAAGAGCGCCTGGACGAACGCACGTTCTTCAGGGCTAACAGAAAGCACATTGTGAACCTGCGGATGATCGAGAAAATAGACACCTATTTCAACGGAGGCCTGCTGCTGGAGATGCGTGGCGGTGAGAAGATAGAAGTGAGTCGCAGACAGGCAGTTAAGTTCAAGGAAATGATGAGCCTCTGA
- a CDS encoding sensor histidine kinase, translating to MFKRISRYWWCQILGWTAYSVVNLFFAYSFAGSFGSYFLVNLLVIMFFGMVATHLLRSIIKRLNWFQYSFESQMLLFFALTVSSGVIIYVGNTIAGNLYRYSWQQRALTDQTTLTFLLPIFLITSIWWLIYFVWHYIERSRNSQVDKLKLESTVKELELKTIKSQLNPHFIFNALNSIRALVDENPQRARTAITELSNILRSSMQVEKAETVNLENELDIVKDYLALENIRFEERLRVQYDIDPETLELPIPPMMLQTLVENAIKHGISRTVSGGTVIIGSHVRDTHHEITIENTGQIGGAATTGHGFGLQSTRQRLSLLYGNKASFNIYNKNEETVEAIVLMPLF from the coding sequence ATGTTTAAACGAATATCAAGATATTGGTGGTGTCAGATCCTTGGCTGGACGGCTTATTCAGTAGTTAATCTGTTTTTTGCCTATTCCTTTGCCGGTTCCTTCGGATCTTACTTCCTGGTAAACCTGCTGGTCATTATGTTTTTCGGCATGGTGGCCACGCATCTGCTGCGGAGCATCATCAAGCGTCTGAACTGGTTCCAGTATAGCTTTGAGAGCCAGATGCTGCTTTTTTTCGCGTTGACGGTGAGTTCCGGGGTAATTATTTACGTGGGAAATACTATTGCCGGTAATCTTTACCGGTATTCCTGGCAACAAAGGGCTCTGACGGATCAGACGACACTGACCTTTCTGTTGCCGATCTTCCTGATCACCTCTATCTGGTGGCTGATTTACTTTGTGTGGCACTATATCGAACGCAGCAGGAACAGCCAGGTAGATAAGCTGAAACTGGAAAGTACCGTGAAGGAGCTGGAACTGAAAACGATCAAATCCCAGCTGAATCCACATTTCATATTCAATGCTTTAAATAGTATCAGGGCGCTGGTAGATGAGAACCCGCAAAGGGCCAGAACGGCCATCACGGAGCTGTCTAACATCCTGAGAAGTTCGATGCAGGTGGAAAAAGCGGAAACAGTGAACCTGGAAAACGAGTTGGATATAGTAAAAGATTACCTTGCACTGGAGAATATCAGGTTCGAAGAGCGCTTACGCGTGCAGTATGATATTGATCCTGAGACACTTGAGCTACCTATTCCCCCTATGATGCTGCAAACCCTGGTGGAAAATGCCATCAAACATGGTATTTCACGTACAGTCAGCGGCGGAACAGTGATAATAGGATCTCATGTAAGGGACACACACCACGAAATTACTATTGAAAATACGGGACAGATCGGAGGAGCTGCTACCACCGGACATGGTTTTGGCCTCCAGAGTACGAGACAGCGGTTGAGTCTGTTGTATGGTAATAAGGCATCATTTAACATTTATAATAAAAATGAGGAAACGGTGGAAGCCATTGTGCTGATGCCGTTGTTCTGA